GGGGTTTCTCCGGGGTGTGGGAGCGAAGGGCGGCAGGCCCGCGGCCGCCGTGCGACACGACGCCGTGGACCACTCCCAACTTCCCGCCCCCGGGCCCGCACGTCATCGGTGAAATGACTGACTCCCGGACCGTGGCGGTCCGGGAGTCAGGGGCGGCAGCGTCCTTCTCAGCCGGCGGACTCACCCGCGTGGGGGCTCAGCACACCGGCGCCGATCAGGACGAACAGCAGGATGCCCAGGAGCACGCGGTAGATGACGAACGGCATGAAGCTCTTCGTGGTAATGAATTTCATGAACCACGCGATGACCGCGTAGCCGACCGCGAACGCGACGACCGTCGCGAAGATCGTCGGCCCCCAGGAGACATGTCCCTCGCCCGCGTCCTTCAGCTCGAACACGCCGGAAGCGAGGACGGCGGGAATGGCCAGGAGGAAGGAGTAGCGGGCCGCCGCCTCACGGGTGTACCCCATGAGCAGACCACCGCTGATCGTGGCACCGGAGCGCGAGACACCGGGGATCAGCGCCATCGCCTGGCAGAAGCCGAAGATCAGACCGTCCTTGACGCCCAGTTCCTTCAGCGACTTGCGCTCCTTGATCGCCCGGTGCTTCCCGCCTGTCTCGTCACGGGCCGCGAGCCGGTCCGCGATGCCGAGGACGATGCCCAGAACGATCAGGGTCGTGGCGATCAGGCGGAGGTCGCGGAAGGGCCCCTCGATCTGGTCCTTGAACGCCAGGCCGAGGACACCGATCGGAAGGGAACCGAGGATGACCAGCCAGCCCATCTGGGCGTCGTGGTCGCTGCGCATCGCGGAGTTCGTCAGCGACCGGAACCATGCGGAGACGATCCGGGCGATGTCCTTGCGGAAGTAGATGAGGACCGCGGCCTCGGTGCCGATCTGGGTGATCGCGGTGAACGCGGCCCCCGGGTCGTGCCAGCCCGCGAAGGCCGCGGTCAGCCGCAGGTGCGCGCTGGAGGAGATCGGCAGGAACTCGGTCAGTCCCTGAACGAGGCCCAGGACGAATGATTCGAACCAGCTCATGGGGCTTAGGCCATCCCGGAGGTACTCAAGCAACGGCCGACGGACGCGAAGGCCGTCGGCAACGTGCGGATGCGGTCAGAAAGGGAGACGGGACGCCACGGCCCCGGACATCCTCTGTCGGTTGCGGGCAGCGTATCGTCTGCGGGTGAACAGACTGCCGCCTGCCCCTGACTAGGCCGCGCCGCCCGCCTCCGTCGGCGGAGCGCCGTCCTCCCCGGCCAGCCGGTGCCGCCTGCGCCAGGCCACCAGGGCCGCACCCGCGCCGGACAGCACGATGAAGGCCGTCGCAGCCAGGAACACCGGGGACGTCGGCGAGGCGGCCGTGCTGCCCGCGATGACGTACGCCGCCGTGTTCGGGATCGAGCCGAGCCCGGTGGCCAGCAGGAACGGCGGGTAGCCCATGCGTGATGTCGCCGCGCAGTAGTTCGCCGCGGCGAAGGGCACCCCGGGAAAGAGCCGCAGCGCCAGCATCGACCGGAACCCGTGCCGGCTGAGCAGTCCGTCCGCAGCCTTCAGGTACTTGCCGCGCAACAGCGTCCGGAGCGCGTCCTGCCCCAGCACCCTGCCGAGCAGGAAGGACACTCCCGCGCCCAGGACGGTGCCGGCCAGCGCCGCCGCGAGCCCGGCCTGGGCGCCGAACAACGCCCCGGCGGCCAGATTGAGCAGCGGGCGCGGCACGAAGGCCACGGTGCACACGCCGTACGCGAGCCCGAAGAGCATCGCCGCGCCGGACCCCGTCAGTTGGGATGGCCAGCCGGAGGACAGCAGCCGCTGTGGTTCGAACAGCAGCATGGTGACGGCAGCGGCCAGCAGGACCGCCACGAGCAGGGAGAACCGGGACCAGGGGGAGAGCAGCGCCCTCGTACAGCGCACTGCGAGGCCACCGGAGGGCCGTGTTGCGGGGACGGGGTCGAACATCTGGGGAGCGTAACCGAAATGGGTGTGTGATCGTCGTAATGCGCGGGCGGACGACGGGTCACCTGGCCTCCGACGGCTGGGACATCGGGCACGTGGTGAGCGGGGGGATCGGAGCCGCGTAGCCCGGTCCTGCTCCCAGCTCGGCCCGCTCCATGCCCGCCGTCCTGCGTACCAGCCGGCCGAGCGCCGCGACCATCGCCGTGCCCGGCTCGTCCTCCGGCTGCATCCCTGACGCGTACAGAAACCGCCGTGCCGCTGCCCTGGATCGGACCGGCTCCCGCAGATCAAGGGGCTTTCAGCAGGTCCCTGAGTCCGCTGACCAGGGCGTGGATGTCACGTTCCACCGGCGCCTCGGCAGAGGTGGCCGTGGGCGGGCCCTCCGCCTGTGTGCGGCAACGGCGGCAGAGGCCGTCGGGAAGTGCCTCCGGCTCTCCGGGGGCGCCGCATTCGGTGCACTCCATCAGCACGCGGCGTGCCGGTGCTCCCGGGGCGCCCGGTGCCGGGGCGGCGGGCAGGCGGGGCGGGACCTTGTCGGTGAGCCGACGGCGTACGAGGCCCACGGGCGAGCCGACCTGGGAGGGGAGTCCGGAGACGAGGGCCTGGGTGAGGTAGTCCGTGTTCACACCCCGGTCCAGCCAGGCGGCGGCCAACTCTTCCAGCACGGCGCAGTCGGCAGCGGAGAGAGCCAGGCGCGGCTCGACGCGGCCGAGTCGGGCGAGGGCGAGATACGCGGGTGACGGACCGGCCGGAGTCCGCTCAGGGCCCCGTTGCTGGGGAACCACGGCTGCGGGCGAGACCGGTGCCGGGGATTCGGTCTCGAAGGGCCTCTCGGGGGCCTCCGTCGAGGCCGGGGGTGGTGGGGGAGTGGCCGATGCGCACTCGGCTGCCTGGGTGGCCAGGCGCTCCTCGGCTCGTGTGAAGGCGTCCCACCACTCGCCGTCCCGGGCGGTACGGGACCAGAAGGTGCGGGTGACCCAGCGGCTCTGTCCGCTGCCGACGACCTGGCAGCGCACGCGCCGCAGATGACCGGCCACGCCCAGAGCCCGCAAGGCGGTGCCGACGGCCATCTGCCCGTACAGGGGAAGGGCCTAGGCCAGGGACTTGACGTCCATGGCGGCGCCTTCGGGCAGCCGGTCGACGAATCCGGCGATGTACCGCTCGCGCTCCGGCAGGAGTGCGAAGTCGTCCGCGCGAGAGGGGCGCTGGTCGGGTGCGGAACGCTTGCCGTAGTCGCGCTGGTCCCTGTCGTACGGGCGGGAGGCTGCGGGGGTGCGCAGCGCGGAGCTAAGGTGCTCGGTAGCCACGAGATCGCTCTTTTCGATCTTGGGGTGAGACCCCGGCCTGGTGTTCGTTGCACCGCGTCGGGGTCGTTTCGCTGTGGGCACCGTAAGCAGTCGTCGCGCTGCGCCGCAACTCGCTCACGATTGGTCATACTTGCTGGTCGTGGCGGGGTGGGGAAGGTGGGAAGGTTTTCCCGACCACCCTTCTTTTCCCTACCGGATACCTGTATCGCTCGAATCCCGGAGCCCGCATCCCGACGCCCGCATCCCGAAGCTCAAGCGCCGGGCCCGCACCTCGTCGGCGTACCTGCGAAAGAGTGAACCGCCCGGTCCCGGACCTCGAAGCTCAGGTGCCGGCCTCCGAGCTCCGAGCTCCGAGGCGACACACGCATCTCACGGGCGGTCAGAACGCCTGCACGTACACCCGGGTCCTGTCGGCGTCCAGTCCGAGTACGTGGATCTCGATCCACTGGACCTTGCTCCGGCGGCTGTCCCCGACGCAGGGCGGGCAGACCCCGGCCCAGCGGACGCCCTTCTCGCTCTGCGGCTCGGCGAGGCCGAGATGTCCGAAAAGCTCCGTGGGGGACGGGAGATCCTGGTTCCTGGCGCGCAGGGGCTTTTCGGGACGCAGATCCTCCGCCACTCGTACGGCGGTCTTCTCGTCGGTCACGAAGGAGAGCAGGTAGATGTCCTCCTGAGGGTTGATCTGCACGGCGCCCTTCACCTCTGTCGCGCTCTCGGGCACCGTCACCTTCATGAACGCCGATGCCTCCGGGGCGCCCATGTCCTTTTCCCAGTGCGAGGTGCGCCCGTCCGTCGTCCGGTGACCATCCCCGCCGGCACTCGAACAGGAGGTGAGCAGCAGGGCGGCCCCGAAGGCCGCGAGCAGCTGTGGCCGCAGGGCAGATCCGTTGTTCACCGGTTCTCCTCGTCGCCGCGCGAGACGTCCCCGCGGGACCCTTCGCGCCCAGGGTCCGCCGGTGTCACCCCGGGGGCTGAGCCACTGTTCAGATCCTGGGTGTAGGTGCTGCTGCTCCCGCGCATATCGAATTCCTGGGCGAAGCCCACCTTGTGCAGCCGCCCCATGTCGTCGTCGGGAATGGTGACGCCCCCGGGGAACGTCGTCGATTTTCCGGAGTCCCAGTTGTACCGGTCCCACACGTTGACCTGGTAGTCGAGCGAGAGCTGTGGCTTGCCGCCGTCGCCCGGACTGACGGTGACCATGCCCGACACGTTCTGCTGGTGCGACCCGACCGCGTGGAACCACTCGTCCTCCCCGAAGGTCCGCCCGATCGCCTGGCTCTCCACAGGAACGACGACCGTCCTGTCGCCGCCGGCCTTCTCGAACTCGTCGAGGGCCTTCTGACGCCATGCGTCCTGGTTCTCGGTGATGTGAAGCGTGCCGACGTCGGTCCGGAACCCGGAATCGTCGTGCAGGATGCGGTCGACGTCGAGGTCGAGCGGCTCGCCGGTGCCACCGAGGTAGTGCTGCATGTTGCGGGATGCCGCTACCTCTCCTGTGAAATCGCCCCCTGCAGCGATCGCTTGAGCCTGCGTCAGGACCCAGAGGTCGTGAGCGGTGGGATCCTCCGTGTCGAATGCTCCCGAGCCTGCGTCGGCCGGTCTCCACTCGTACAGCGGGGCCATGATCCCCGCCTCTCGAAGGTCGTCGCCGCGCTCCCGCAGCAGGATGCCGCGGGTCACCGGATCGAGATCACGCCACCACTCCGCCACGGCGGCCTTCCCCTTCGGCACGTTGGCAGCCTTGCCGGCCTCCTCCAGGGAGGGATAAGGACTCCTCGCAGGGCTTCTGTTGAAGCCGTTCATGGTCCCGTCCATGATGTCGGAGTCGACCACGGCGGCTGCGAGGGCGAGCCTGATGCCGTCGTCGGCGTCAGTGACCGCCTGGACCGCTTGGTCCAGGAGATCGCCCCACCGGGTCACCTGCGCGCGCACACTTTCCTGGTAGCCGGGGTCATGTACGTATGCACTGCGTGCACTCTGGCTGAGCTGTTCGGTATCGAACGAAACGACGCCCTGATCGGAGACGCGCATGCCGTCCTTGATCGCGTCGGTGTGCACGGTGTTCACCCTGCCGCGGAGGGCGGCGAGCTGGGTGTGTGAATCCCGCAGGATGGACGCAATCGCCTTGGCCTCCTTCTGAGCCCCCTGCAGCTCCTTGAGTGTCACGGTGAACCTGTAGTTCGCGGCATCGGCGCTCTGGCCGACCCATGACGGTCCGAGTGAGACGCCATGGACATCTCGTTCGTACTGCTCCTCGATCGTCTCGAATTTGCCTGCCATCTCAACCCACTTGTCGGCGGCGTCGGTGAGTTTGGACAGGTCGCTGCTCATCACTTCGTGATAGGTCGGCACGGCATCCCCCGGGGCGGTCGGTCGGCTGGTCAGTAGTCGTCGATCGGGGACGGCGGACCCAGTTGCGAGCCGATGCCGATGTCGTCGTTCCGGAAGTCGATGCCCGTCTTGCTCAAGGCGTGCTTCTCCGACGCCAGTCGACCCAGCAGCGCCTTGACCTGCTGCTCCCACGTCCTGTGCGCCTTCTTCAACGCACCCGACGTGTCCCAGCCGTACCCGTCCCTGGCACCGAGCTCCTTGACCACCGCTTTCACGCTCTCGGCGGCGTGCTTGCCGCCCCTCTCGACGTCCGGTTCCAGATGATCGTTGATGGCCTTCGCCGCAGCCTGCTTCTTTTCCGGGCTGGAGGCGAGATCCGGGGCGCCGCCGCCCCCTGCCGCCGGGGCGAGCTGGTTCAGTCGCATCGAGTCCGTGTGCTGGGCGGCCACATCGTTTTTGATCTGCTTCCACTCTTCCCAGGCCATGGGATCCCCCGTCAGTGTGATCACTTGCGATAAAGATACGGAAGTCGGTGCGTCGGCTGACAGCTGGAGCCTGGCCAAAGGTTCGAGATGGGCTGGCTGATGTGTGAGGGAATTCGTGGCAGCGACCCCGTTCTCGTGACGGACTCGTCGTGACGTGGAACGGCCGTGCGAGCCGCTTCCTCCCGGACGACGCCGACCGCACGGCCTTCAGTGCCACCGAACTGCTCTCCGGTGACGGGCCTCCTTCGGGCTCAGCCGCCGCGTAGCGATTCTGCCACTCGGGCCGGGTGGGAGCGCGCGAAAACCATTCGACGCCGCCCCGCCGCTCCGCCATGATCAGGGCATGTTCCGGTACGCCTTCCTCGCAGCGCAGTCCGCAGTCGCGGACACGCCGAAGGCTGCCGTGAGCCCTGCGACGGCTGTCGCAGCAGCAGCGACCGACGCAGCGTTCGCCGCTGCAACGGCGCCCTTCGGCGGCGCCCGAAGCTGACCCTCCCCCGACAATCCGGCGGACCCCGTAAGGGGAGGGTCGGCGGGGCCCTGGGGTCTTCTCTCTCAGCTTCGAACACCAAGGACGAGCCATGCCCAAGACGGCATACGTGCGCACCAAGCCGCACCTCAACATCGGCACCATGGGCCACGTCGACCACGGCAAGACCACCCTGACCGCCGCCATCACCAAGGTGCTCAGCGACCGCGGCACCGGCACCTTCGTGCCGTTCGACCGGATCGACCGGGCGCCCGAGGAGGCGCAGCGCGGCATCACCATCAACATCTCGCACGTCGAGTACGAGACCGACACCCGGCACTACGCGCACGTCGACATGCCCGGACACGCCGACTACATCAAGAACATGGTCACCGGAGCGGCGCAGCTCGACGGGGCGATCCTCGTCGTGTCCGCGCTCGACGGCATCATGCCGCAGACCGCGGAGCACGTCCTGCTGGCCCGTCAGGTCGGTGTCGACCACATCGTCGTGGCCCTCAACAAGGCCGACGCCGGTGACCCCGAGCTCACCGACCTGGTCGAGCTGGAGGTCCGCGAGCTGCTCTCCGCGCACGGATACGGCGGGGACACCGTGCCCGTCGTACGGGTGTCGGGGCTCGGTGCGCTCCAAGGAGACCCACGCTGGACGGCGTCCGTCGAGGGGCTGCTGGACGCGGTCGACACGTACGTACCGATGCCGGTGCGCTACACCGACGCGCCGTTCCTGCTGTCCGTGGAGAACGTCCTCACCATCACCGGACGAGGCACCGTCGTCACCGGGGCCGTGGAGCGCGGGACGGTGCGCGTCGGGGACCGTGTCTCGGTGCTCGGCGCGGACGTGGAGACCGTCGTCACCGGGCTGGAGACCTTCGGGAAGCCGATGGAGTCCGCGGAGGCCGGTGACAACGTCGCGCTGCTGCTGCGCGGGGTCGAGCGCGACCGTGTCCGCCGCGGCCACGTCGTCGCGGCGCCGGGCAGTGTGACGCCCAGCCGGCGTTTCACCGCGCAGGTGTACGTCCTGTCGGCCCGGGAAGGAGGCCGGACCACACCGGTCACCACGGGCTACCGGCCGCAGTTCTACATCCGTACGGCGGACGTCGTCGGGGACGTCGACCTCGGCGAGGCGGCCGTCGCGCGGCCCGGCGACACGGTCACCATGACCGTCGAGCTCGGCCGTGACGTCCCGCTGGAGTCCGGCCTCGGCTTCGCGATCCGCGAAGGCGGCCGCACGGTCGGCGCCGGTACGGTCACCGGCCTGCTCTGAACCTACCCGCGCGGCCCGCCTCCCCGACCCCGGGAAGGCGGGCCGCGCCACCTGCGGCAGACTGGGGGCCATGGCAGACACAGCTCTCGTACTGGGTGCCGGAGGCGTCACCGGCACCGCATGGGAAAGCGGCATCCTGCACGGCCTCGCCAAGGCGGGCGTCGACCTCTCCACCGCCGATCTGATCGTCGGGAGCTCCGCGGGTGCCATCGTCGGGGCGCAGCTCGCCTTCGGGCCGGCCGGCGTCGACGATCTCTACGAGCGCCAGCTCGTGGCCCCGGAGAGCGAGAACGGGCCGGTGGGCAGGCTCGGCCCCGTCACCGTGCTGCGCTACGCGAGAGCGGTGCTCTCCTCCCGCACGCCGGACGACTACGGCCGCAGACTGGGTGCCCTGGCCCGCGACAGCCGGTCCGTGGTGACCGCCGACGAACGGCGGGAGATGATCGCGAGCCTGCTCCCCTCGTCCGAATGGCCCGAGGGGAACCTGCTGGTCACCGCCGTGGACGCCGCCACCGGCGCACTGCACACCTTCGACCGGACGGGCACGGTCCCGCTCGCCGACGCGGTCACCGCCAGTTGCGCGGTCCCCGTTGTCTGGCCCGTGGTCAGCGCGGGGGGCCGGAACTGGATCGACGGCGGAGTGCACTCCCCGGCCAACGCCCAGCTCGCCTCCGGCTACGAACGCGTCGTCGTGATCGCGCCCACCGCCACCGGGAACAAGGTGATCGCCTCGCCCCGCTCGCAGGCCGCCCTGCTGGAGGCCGAGGGCGCCCGGGTCGAGGTCATCACCCCGGACGCGGGCACGCGGAAGGCCATCGGGCGCAATCCCCTGGATCCCGCCGGGCGAGCCGCGGCGGCCAGGGCCGGCCTCGCCCAGTCCGCGGCCCAC
The DNA window shown above is from Streptomyces sp. Alt3 and carries:
- a CDS encoding undecaprenyl-diphosphate phosphatase, with protein sequence MSWFESFVLGLVQGLTEFLPISSSAHLRLTAAFAGWHDPGAAFTAITQIGTEAAVLIYFRKDIARIVSAWFRSLTNSAMRSDHDAQMGWLVILGSLPIGVLGLAFKDQIEGPFRDLRLIATTLIVLGIVLGIADRLAARDETGGKHRAIKERKSLKELGVKDGLIFGFCQAMALIPGVSRSGATISGGLLMGYTREAAARYSFLLAIPAVLASGVFELKDAGEGHVSWGPTIFATVVAFAVGYAVIAWFMKFITTKSFMPFVIYRVLLGILLFVLIGAGVLSPHAGESAG
- a CDS encoding TVP38/TMEM64 family protein encodes the protein MFDPVPATRPSGGLAVRCTRALLSPWSRFSLLVAVLLAAAVTMLLFEPQRLLSSGWPSQLTGSGAAMLFGLAYGVCTVAFVPRPLLNLAAGALFGAQAGLAAALAGTVLGAGVSFLLGRVLGQDALRTLLRGKYLKAADGLLSRHGFRSMLALRLFPGVPFAAANYCAATSRMGYPPFLLATGLGSIPNTAAYVIAGSTAASPTSPVFLAATAFIVLSGAGAALVAWRRRHRLAGEDGAPPTEAGGAA
- a CDS encoding MarR family transcriptional regulator, coding for MAVGTALRALGVAGHLRRVRCQVVGSGQSRWVTRTFWSRTARDGEWWDAFTRAEERLATQAAECASATPPPPPASTEAPERPFETESPAPVSPAAVVPQQRGPERTPAGPSPAYLALARLGRVEPRLALSAADCAVLEELAAAWLDRGVNTDYLTQALVSGLPSQVGSPVGLVRRRLTDKVPPRLPAAPAPGAPGAPARRVLMECTECGAPGEPEALPDGLCRRCRTQAEGPPTATSAEAPVERDIHALVSGLRDLLKAP
- the tuf gene encoding elongation factor Tu, whose translation is MPKTAYVRTKPHLNIGTMGHVDHGKTTLTAAITKVLSDRGTGTFVPFDRIDRAPEEAQRGITINISHVEYETDTRHYAHVDMPGHADYIKNMVTGAAQLDGAILVVSALDGIMPQTAEHVLLARQVGVDHIVVALNKADAGDPELTDLVELEVRELLSAHGYGGDTVPVVRVSGLGALQGDPRWTASVEGLLDAVDTYVPMPVRYTDAPFLLSVENVLTITGRGTVVTGAVERGTVRVGDRVSVLGADVETVVTGLETFGKPMESAEAGDNVALLLRGVERDRVRRGHVVAAPGSVTPSRRFTAQVYVLSAREGGRTTPVTTGYRPQFYIRTADVVGDVDLGEAAVARPGDTVTMTVELGRDVPLESGLGFAIREGGRTVGAGTVTGLL
- a CDS encoding patatin-like phospholipase family protein, encoding MADTALVLGAGGVTGTAWESGILHGLAKAGVDLSTADLIVGSSAGAIVGAQLAFGPAGVDDLYERQLVAPESENGPVGRLGPVTVLRYARAVLSSRTPDDYGRRLGALARDSRSVVTADERREMIASLLPSSEWPEGNLLVTAVDAATGALHTFDRTGTVPLADAVTASCAVPVVWPVVSAGGRNWIDGGVHSPANAQLASGYERVVVIAPTATGNKVIASPRSQAALLEAEGARVEVITPDAGTRKAIGRNPLDPAGRAAAARAGLAQSAAHTEAVAAVWNG